The Anas acuta chromosome 7, bAnaAcu1.1, whole genome shotgun sequence DNA window TGAGACTAGTAATATTGATCTCATAAGAGTGTTGTGTGCGGTTGTCATGTCATGTAATTGAATTCAATTACACAACTTAATCTTATAACAGTTTTGCACAAATCTTATTTTCAAGTGTCCTGTGGAAATTTTTGTTATACTGCCTACTGCCTTGGGCTGTTGTCCTGAAACTCCACAGATCGTTCTtcttatccattttttttttttttttttttttttagcctgttAGCATATCAGATTTCTTCAAATCATGTCTATGGAATTTTCTTACTAATCAGTAACTTAACAAGAAATTTTCAATAGATTTTTTGATGAGTattcttaaaaaggaaaagaaaaaaaaaggctctttgCTCATAGCTAAGCTATGAGTTACcagtctttattttaaaatacataattccAGAGGTTATTCTaaatatcatcttttttttttttatttatttttatttatttattttttaaatcatcagcTTGTTTTGGTAaacatagaaaaagaaaagtgtaaagACCTCAAATCAGCCATACCATTGTCTTTTGCCCAATTTTAGCTAGTAATTAATCAAAAACATTTCATCTTTTTACTTCCTCCATACACGAGATATTCCTTAACTCTTGTCTTAACTGTACAGGCCATAAATGTATGTTaacattgctgcttttcttaTGAAATTTGTGTGATTTCTAATTCCCAGTTACCAGTATTCCTTTTTCATTGTCCTGTATTCTTCCAGTTTCTTTCAGTTTACTAAGTTAGACTATAGatacttaacattttttttggtttgttcttttttttttttcttttaaaaaaagcataaagcaaCCCAATCTGCactaaagaaataagaaaactttTTGTGTCCTGTTACTGCTAACCACTGACGGAGACAATAAGGGTGATAAAAGAATGGTGAGTACAAATCTTAGGAATTAGATaaacaacatattttgttttaaattaaaataaaatcaaaatcacTATTTCCTGCAGGAAGATTGTTAGGTTACAAatgttaataattaaaaatcctGACACTTGGTCTTGCCTCTCTTGAACAGACTGTGTCTGTGCTTGCACACATGTCCTGAAAAGGTGTGGGGCAGTCATATTCAGACTTTTTCATATCTCACAAGCCATCCACTAGCAGCCCATGAATCACAGGTTGAGCAAGTGTCCAAAGGGTGGCTGGACTGTGAAGGGCAGCTACTAAACCAGTGTAGGTTTTATAGATTAGGATGTCAATCTATgaacattcactttttttttttcctctaagctGTACAGCAAAGTGGAAATGGCTATTACTGGTTGCCTACTAAGCGAGGTGCATATCCCATTTCTTTCCAGTAAAACAATGGAGCTCAGCATTCAGcaaccctcctgccagcagcgcTGGTTAGGCTGAGTTCACATTCACGAACAAGTCATTCCAGTTCCTCTTGTTCAGCACTAAGGCTCTTAAATGCCTGTTGAAAGAATTTTCTCCCATCAAATTGTGTGCTGCCTCAACTCTTTTTAGAAAGATATCATTTCTTAACATCTCCCCAGTCCTTTTGTTGTTAGGCTAACATAAACCAATATAGAAAACCAACCTGCTAAAAAGATTGTCTCCCAAACTATACACCTCTCTTAATAACAAAATGAATTGACTTTCCACgcagacacacaaaaaagtttTCTCTATCTTGAATTACTTGCCTAGCTACCCGTTCATTTCCAGTTTCTGCTTTCAAAGGaagaacttctgaaaataaatcgCTGATCACTCTTGTTTGGCAACAACCTCCCACATTTTCTAAAATCATTACCCCTTGGTGAGATGTTCTGAAAAGAAGTACAGCACAGATTATAGACATGACCTGTGAGTCTTCATCCATTTTCTTCATAAGCCTATTAATTTCAGAGCTGCCTTTCAAGACTTTAGGACTGAAAAGCAGTTACAGCTCAGGATTGTTACTTTACAAGAAAAGCAGAGTGTGGAAAAGGGGAGGTGGGTGCCATATGAAACACCTAGAAGAAGAGGAAATTGAGAACAGTGAAGAAGGCaaacaggaagggaagaaacTGGTACAATATGTAGAGCCGCTGCCATAGGAAAGccaagagaggaaaatgtagAGGAAAGGCATCCAAACAAAGGAGGGTATATGAAGAAAGACAATGAGACCAGGGTGAAGGCAGCACAAACAGCCTACAACTGCCAAACATGCCGACTTCCACCAAGTTACATGCATGCCCATCAGTTCTCCACACCTCTGGCCGGCAGGAGAGTCAGAACCTCATGGTCCAATTCACCCCCTCAGCAAACTACATCCAGCATTGGATGTGCGAGAAATGCAAAAAACAGAGAACTGAGTGGAGGGGAAGGATCTCCCACCCCACCATGCCGGTAGTGCTCCtcttaatgcagcccaggatgctcAGAGACCCAACCACTCATTGCTAGCTTGTGGTCGAGTTGATGGCCATCAGGACTCCCCACATCTCTTTCTGCAAAGCTCAAAAAATCAACTTCCAGCTGACTGGCCCCTCAGGGGTACTGGGTTATTCCTCCTAGGCTGCAGgtctttgtgtttctctttaTAGATCTGTCCCTTTTATAAAAACGTAACACAAATAAAACGTTTAACCTGTGTATTTGATTTGCTTTAGGTGGTTGGAATATGGATTATTGCATTTTATCTGCTTGGCTCAGTAACAGGTGAGATACAACATCTATAAAAACAATCACTAAAAGATGAATTCAGACAAAATAGTACAGAGGAGACAGTGACGTATTTTACATTGAAGTCATAGCATGATTTGTGTGTCATTGTATGGGAAAGTCTATTACCGTGCAGGACCTAATGCTAAAGGCTCCATCtcatttcagtttcattaaGAATACGAGATACATCTTATGCCAAAAATTCACAGAGGAGAACTGCAGTCATGTGCCCTAGCTCTATCAAGACGTTGCATAAGCTGTCTCTACCTGTTACTGCTGTTGACAAAGAATGGCTCAGTAATAGGGTACTTAGCACAACAAACAGTGCTAGAACAGAAAAGTTGAGCATGAGAGCAACAGACCTGTTTGATCTGGAAAACGATGatgtattaaaagaaaagatcaaATCATTCACTATGCAAGGCTACTGCATACGTATCCATTCCTCCAAAGAGGCATAATGCTTTGATGCAGGAAGAATGTGGGAGCAATTCTAAGAAGTGTTTCttaaaagtcttaaaaaaataaaataaaaataagcttttataaGTTGAGAATATAATGTCAAAAATATATCTGGATCCCTACTTGGTTTGGTTTATCTTCAAACTATATAGCTCCCCTCACGCTACCTGCTTCAGGCAATATCCATaaaggaaacaagaagaaatctCTTTCAAAATCAATCATAGAACAAAATCCTCAGTTTCCTGAGGACAGTCTTCAGCCTGTTGCAATCTTAAACATATTGTCTAGCTGTAATAGAGTCCAAAACATAAACCATTTGTTTCTTCTACTCTAGGTAAAGAAATTTGCTTCCCCAGGCTTGGCTGTTTCACAGATGACCCCCCCTGGTCTGGGGTACCAGGGAGACTTCTGACAGGTTTGCCTGACTCTCCTGAACATATGAACTTGAGCTTCTCTCTCTACACCAGGGAAACAGGAAATAACTCACaggtgacatttatttttaacatcaaGAACTGACTAAAGCTACCACTGTTTGTTAATTTGTTAAAAAGCCTACATCATTCATCACAGGCAAATGAGTTGAAATAAGACGCTAGCTTCAGTGTTCACTCATTACTGTTCCTTCAAACTGTTTGGGGGTAAAGCATAAAAAAACGGTGAAGGAACTGTCAGATGGAACAGATTTCCTGGTATTTCCCTGCACAAGAAGTGGGTTATAGCAGACTACTTTTTGCATGTGTTTAGGTCTCTCAGGAAAGCTGGAATCCTGTTCAAATAAGCAGCTTTATGAACACTCAGACAGGAGAACAAGTGCTGATGTATTATGGGGAAGCTGTGCCAATGACTTCTAAAAACAGAAGTCTGAAGCAGGCCCTTCTCATACAATTTTCAAACCACATTCCTCCTTGAAGTCTGGGTGACTGTACACGCTTACCTGCCTCTGTCCGTACCAAAATTAAGACAGACCCACCCAAATTGTTCATGCCCTGAAATTCTGAGCCAAGCAAGGAGAAGGAACTGCAAGATGTGGGGCTGGGACTGCACCAATTCAGCAAATGCATGTGAGGCTGCTAAATCCCTTGCAGGCTCCCAAACCTAGTGTTCCCTGTTCCATACAGGAGCATTTATGAATCTACTGCCATGAAGTACAatggcagcactgccagcacaaGCATCGCAGCTTACAGCAGTCCTGTTTGCCATGCTACGAGTCCAGCTCAGGCTCTTTAAGGATGAGAAGTTAACACCTGTAATAAACTTTTACGATCTGCAGAGCAGGGACACGTGAGCTCTTGGCACACAGTCAGCATTGGTTACTCAGGCATTTCGGTTGttgataaaataaatcaaaatgcaCCTTGCATTACTTCCTAGCCACTGCACTTAAACATCTCCCTGATCTAGTGCACAGCCCTTCCACACCAAAACTCCCTGAGCTCACATCACGGGTGCtatatttgtttgaaaacaatgCAGATGGTCAGAGATCACACTCAGAGTAAGAGATATATATAATTAAGCAGCTTGTGGCAACACGTGGTGGGCCAAGATCAGCTTCACCACTATTGCATACAGTTCTTGCATTAAATTCTTTCAGCCTTTGTGGAGTAGTTGGTTACAAAAACAGACAGGAAACATCCCCTGCCCAGAAAGACATGCTGTTTCTTAGATGCAAAGCAGCACACAGACACCAAAGGTCAGGTCAGTAGAAGGGCAAGCTGAATCAGGAGGCATAGAGCTCTCCTTCTCAGGCCAACAGGCATCATGAGGCACTCTGGACTTTATATGGTGAGCTCCTGCTGTGTCAAGGAAAATagacaggagcagcagaaacCACATTGGCACAACATTGGAGACAGTGGTAGGACTGGGACAGATGGGATAGAGAAGTGCCTGGGACTCTGCCCATTAAAAGGAGTTGTGTGAGTCCTACAAAAGGTGATGACTtagatgacatttttaaaaaacttaaaagtgtgagaagataaaacaacttgattttttgtttgcttgtttacaCACAGGTGATCTCAGCGATAAACTCCTCAACAATCCAAAACTCACATTTCTCCTCACGCAGGAAAACCTCCTTCATCATTCATGGATTTGGCAGCACTGGAAAATCAGGCTGGGTGGTAGAAATGTGCTTGGTATGAGACTATatcctctgttttccttcagcagtTGTAACTACATTCTGTTCTTATAATTTAGACACCAAGGTTCACCTGCTATTTTGTAATGCATTAAATAGTTGCAGATACCAACCAAGAAGTTACCAACCGAAGCTAAAATATTCCCATTCTGCAAGGTGCTGTGTAGTCACAGCTTCTTGCTCATCTCTGACATTGTGCTTCTCTAGAGAATTTTCATCCCCAAAATCCTGCAAAGCAGATCAAAGCAACAAACTGAACACAGATGTCCCCAGCCTCTACACTGGTATCAGAATATCAGATTAGGCCAACTCACTGTTTCTCCCATCAGGAACTATTGAACCATCCTTCAGATGAAGGCTTTCCTGAATAGTTCAAGTTTCAACCTACAAATACTCTTCTGTTTCAGAACTATTCGAtttgtaaagaaagaaagaaaaaaaaaaaaaaaaaagacaaaaaaaaacatcaaaaatgaaGCTACCACAAAAGAGAGCTGCTTCCCTCTGGCCAGAGGAGCGTATGGTGGTGGTGTCAGCCTTGGTTCTGTCAAGGCAGAAAaattttctgtggtttctgcttctttcacaaagacaggaaaagacCACCACTGAAAGCTAAGTCACAGTTCTGCAGCATTATTTTTGTTCGTAAATCTGTGAAAACTTTAAATCTAGAATATTACATATCCAaattttccagtggaaaagaaacaccaaTTCTATCTGCCTAACTAGAAGCCATTTTCATGGTGTACCTAACGCAGAGGATTCAAGCTTCTGCTTGCTTTGGCATTCACCTTCAACTGTTTACcatgcattattttttgtttctattccCTGATCCTTCTCAAACCTTACATAAGCTTTAGTCACAGAAAGCTACAGCTGCAGACTTTAATACATGATTCTTCTAGTGGAAAAATCACCAATCTCTGCAAGGCTGTGGCCAGTACAGAAGTGACAGATACATTAGGTATCTTTGCTGAAACAGGAACTTTCTAGTCTGCTCTGAACCTTTCCAGTCTGACATGACTTTCCCAGTTTTAAAGACACTTGGTAAATAAGTCCACTTCCAATACTATTTAGTTAAGCTACAGATGATTCTTAAAGAAAGTCCATTGTGCATGTAACAGCTACTGTGCAGTTGTGTGGCTTTTCCAAATCACATTAAATATGTATTCACATGTCttatagtaaaatatttttgattacaGTCTTTCAAACTTGAGACTTTGATGAATAGTTTGCTGTATTCTGTTTTATAAGAagattcatttttctgtgtgggACGGGCTACAGTGAAGAATTTGATTCAGCAATGAATGAGAAATTGCATGATTATATTAccatttattgtttattttgatttaagtTGAATTCTTGTCTGCTATTTAGTTTCCTTAAATGCTTTACTTTATGTGTTCCCACCTCAGCTGTTACTGGAAGCAGAAAACATGAACTGCATTGCTGTTGATTGGAAAGAAGGTGCAAAAGGCACCTACGTCAGCGCAGTGAACAACATCCGTGTGATTGGAGCCGAGATTGCTTATTTCATAAAAACTTTACAGGTAAAAGATAGAGCTCCACAACACACAGTTCTTAAGTAGATGCAGTGGGGTTATgatatttctttgattttgcACTTCATCTAGTACGGTCAGCTACTGCTTCAGAAAGAGCTGTACAATGCATGCAGTTGAGATACAGCTAATTATACTAATTATCAGCTCTGTAAGGACTTCTCACAGCCACAAAAGACTCCAATTAAGCTAATGTGGTTGAAAAGAGGTGTCAATTAATTAAAGACCAGTAGGTGGCAACATTTCCGTACGATGTTACAGGTAAGAAGGCGTTCAGTGGCAACGAGGCAAGGCACACGTTCAGTGCTTACAAGAGTCTTTACCTGAATAATTTACTTCTAGCACAAGCATATCAGCACCTCAGCAGCACTGAAGTGATGTGGAGCAAGAAGCACCACAGAGATTCACTTGGTATTTGCTGTCTACAGGCACAATAAATTGTCCCGTTGCCTTCTAGTTGTGAGCTTCATGTTGCTGAAGGCAAGCGTTCACTTTTACTCATATAGCACAGACCGCTCAGCTGCAAAGTTTAAGAGTACCACCACGTCCCACTGACTTCAAATGGACTTACAAGTACTTAGGGCTGCTGAAATCATCCCCTATTTGGCTGCAGACTTGATGCTGGAAACTAGGCAGTCCTTGTGTTTTAGAGATATTCCAGAGACCACAAGGCCACATACCAACTTCACGAATACTCAAGTACCAAAAACCACTTCTCTAGAACCAGCTGAGGTACAGTCTGCTGTTTCTACCTAGGAAGGCCTCATATCTAGACTCACACTTCTGTTTTTGtgtctttcttctttgtatGCAACTCCCAGGTCATTTGACAATGGTTCAGTTTATTATGTGATTTCTGTCTGcctattttcatttaatatctCTACACTGCAAATGGTGTGGtaataaaactctttttttccattacaaaactgcaaaaagtgatccttaatttttcttttccacaattTACAGATTTGGGGAGTTTGGCTTTAAGCAAAGTTAAGCTGCACTGTAAATAGAATTACAGTAAAAAGTATTTGAAGGTATCTGTCACTTGATAGGCACAGACAGATCGATAGTAaagatttgccttttttttttttttttttggtatatacattacaaaagaaaatttagtGTAAAAACCTCAAGCAGTTAGCAATCAATCCTTGTTGACTTCGGACATTACAAACCCAGGATATGCCTGGCTGAAATGTGTCCCCTGCAGGCAGATTACATGCTCATTAATTTCTACTGCTGTCTTCAAAGCATGTATAACAGCTGAGAAGTGCAGGTGACTCTTGGCAAAAAGAAGAATGGATGCCAAACCCCACAGCCTGTCAGTGAAGGTACTATTGAGTGACATGATCACATTTGCTAAGCAGACCCATGGAGAACAGTTGCTTGATGAAAGAGAGCTCCATAACAgtgtcaataaaaaaaaaaaaaaagaaaaaaaaaaaaaaaaaaaaagatcatattGTTGGAACTTTAAATTAGGGCTTAATCCAAATGAGAAagaattttcatattttgtcaCCAAGGGTAACGGAATACAGTAACCATATGCTGAGGCTATGATGGTAAATCCATCATCATGAGGCATTTAAAATTCTAGATtgggcatttttctttcaagtcttaggttaatttaaaaaataattaactcaAGCTGCTCACACAGTGTTGGCTAAGCAAGAAATCAGCCAACAGGCTCGCAAAGGCCCTCAGTGTAAGGCACCCTTTTTGCTCACTACTGAAAGCCTCTGTTCTTGTCTCCCTCCACAACGATCAGAAACTCTTCAGGTACTCCCCTTGTGAAATCCATCTAATTGGCCACAGCCTGGGAGCACATACAGCGGGAGAGGCGGGAAGGAGGATTCGAGGCATCCGGCGGATCACAGGTAGGCTGCTCACCGAGGGGCAGATATAGCAGGGACGCTTCTAGTGGAAAGAAACTTGCAGCACTCTGGTCTGTAGACTGGAATTAAACCATTGGCGGTGCTGCAGGCACCATGTATGAATAAACAAACTTTAGGCTTCTCAGAAACAAGGGTaattattaaatctttttttctctagttAGGTTTAAAACTATTTAGCAGATGAGCTCTTAGTATGTTTGCAACATCACAGTCATCCACTGGGTTGCATCCAGCAGTATACGACGACAAAACAACACATCCAAAAGCCTGTTTTCCTCTCCATGATGCTCAACAGTCCAGTAACAAAACCACTGATAATAAAATGCCTCCTTCACAGTAATACAATGCTAATATATATcctattagaaaatattttgcttataaTAGAATGAGTCTGTAGAAAGGTTCACAAATCCATGTTTTTGTGCATTGTGTTCGGTCTGGTCATTATGCACCATAACTTGTGCCATATTAAATGTCTGATGTTGTAAATTGGCAAAAGGCATTAATATGTAACTTTTCCCTCTCCTGATCctgaatttctttattttttttgttaaaggtTTGGACCCTGCAGGGCCCTATTTTGAAGGCACTCCTCCAGAGGTGAGGCTGGATCCTTCAGATGCAAACTTTGTTGATGTTATTCACAGTAATGCTGCCCACTTTCCTGCCATAGGTAAGAGTTCATGTGCAATCAAGTAGCTGTAGAGATGGGCACGTTGCATATGTACCTTGAGACTGTGACACAATCAAGTATGTATCCTAGGGCTTGGAATGTACAATGCCACTGGTCACCTTGACTTTTACCCAAACGGAGGAACTGTAATGCCTGGATGCAGTGATTTAATTCCagagatgaaacaaaatgattttgaagCTCTTATTGCAGGTAAGCATACATTCCCAACACG harbors:
- the LOC137859776 gene encoding pancreatic lipase-related protein 2-like, whose protein sequence is MVVGIWIIAFYLLGSVTGKEICFPRLGCFTDDPPWSGVPGRLLTGLPDSPEHMNLSFSLYTRETGNNSQVISAINSSTIQNSHFSSRRKTSFIIHGFGSTGKSGWVVEMCLLLLEAENMNCIAVDWKEGAKGTYVSAVNNIRVIGAEIAYFIKTLQKLFRYSPCEIHLIGHSLGAHTAGEAGRRIRGIRRITGLDPAGPYFEGTPPEVRLDPSDANFVDVIHSNAAHFPAIGLGMYNATGHLDFYPNGGTVMPGCSDLIPEMKQNDFEALIADATIFGGCHHSRSHEYYFESILYPTGFVGYPCESYKSYEAGECFPCPQEGCPMMGHYADRFPDKFKRVNQKYFLNTAADPPFTSWRQKVFIKLSGVKKMRGDINLIFHDTEGNKKEYEIASGALSEDQVYTKYLDVEINPKNTAKVEFLWNKTLFTLLWARLGAETVNIIHGEDGRRSTLCGRGTVTYGVPQLLTPC